Genomic DNA from Pseudomonas fluorescens:
TTGCTCGCGATCGCGGTATGACAGTCGACGACTTTGTTGAATGTCGCGCCGCTATGGCGAGCAAGCTCGCTCCCACAATGTTTTGGGTGGCGCTTGGGATTGATAACTGTCCACAGGAGCGTGGAAATGCGTTGGGCGACCTATTTCGCCGTGTTGGCGTCTGTCCTGAGTGTCGGCCTGGCCTTGGGTGTGAGCATGCCGCTGGTGTCGCTGCGCCTGGAGGGCTGGGGTTATGGCTCGTTTGCCATTGGCGTGATGGCCGCCATGCCGGCCGTGGGGGTGTTGCTCGGGGCCAAGGTGTCCAGCCGGCTGGCGGCGCGGTTTGGCACGGCAGCGTTGATGCGTCTGTGCCTATGGGGCGGCGCGGTGTCCATCGGGTTGCTGGCGTTGCTGCCCAGCTATCCGGTCTGGCTGCTGCTGCGCCTGTTGATTGGCGTGGTCCTGACCTTGGTGTTCATTCTGGGTGAGAGTTGGATCAACCAACTGGTCATTGAGAAATGGCGTGGGCGACTGGTGGCGCTGTACGGCAGCAGCTACGCCTTGAGCCAGTTGTCCGGCCCGCTGCTGCTGGGCGCGCTGGGGACCGCTCATGACTACGGGTTCTGGGTGGGTGTCGGTTTGCTGCTGGTCGCACCCTTACTGTTGCTGGGCCGTAGCGGTGCGCCGAGCAGCGAGGCTGGCAGCGTTACGTTTGGCGACTTGTGGACGTTTTGCCGGGGCTTGCCGGCGATTGCCTGGGCGGTCTCGTTGTTCGCCGCGTTCGAGGCCATGATCCTCACGTTGCTGCCGGTCTATTGCCTGCGCCAGGGCTTCACCGCCGACGTAGCGCTGGCGATGGTCAGCACCGTGGTGGTCGGTGATGCCCTGTTGCAGTTGCCCATTGGTGCCCTGGCCGATCGCGTGTCTCGTCGGGCGCTGTTGACGGGCTGTGCAGTGGTGCTGACGTTATCGAGCCTGGCGGTTCCGCTGTTGATCGATACCCTGTTGATCTGGCCGCTGTGGGTACTGTTCGGCGCCAGTGCCGGCGGTTTGTTCACGTTGTCGCTGATCCTGATCGGCGAGCGTTACCGTGACGATGCGCTGGTGCGGGCCAACGCTCACATCGCGCAGCTGTGGGGCCTTGGTTGCCTGATCGGGCCGCTGGTGGCGGGGGCGGGCAGTCAGTGGATCAGCGGGCATGCGCTGCCTTTGTTCATGGCCGCAGGGGCGTTTGGCCTGGTGATCCTGCTGTTGCGCCAGGGGGCATTCGGGGCGACACAGGCGGCCTGAGCACACCAAACCCCTGTGGTGAGGGAGCTTGCTCCCGCTCGGTTGCGCAGCAACCGCAAAAGCCGGGACTGCTTCGCAGTCCAGCGGGAGCAAGCTCCCTCGCCACAACAGCGGGGTGCCCCTACAGCATCCGCTCCAACCCGATCGTCGTGCTGAACCAGGCATTGAATCGGCGCCACCAACTGCCCGGTTCGCGGTTCAGGTCGTGCGTCTGGCCATTGTCTTCGGTGGTCCAGACGAGCGTTCCATCCTCCAGCCTGGCCTGATAGCTCAGGGCTGGCGCCATGCCCTGCAAGGCCAGTTCGCGCACTTGGCTGGCGAGTTCAGGGCTGTCCACCAGCACGCCGACTTCGGTGTTCCACAGCACCGAGCGCGGATCGAAATTGAACGAGCCGATGAACGATTTCTGCTGGTCGAAGATGATCGCCTTGCTGTGCAGGCTGGAGTCCGATTGGCCGTAGGACTTGCTGTAGAACAGGTGCGGGCTGCTGCCGGTGTCGCCCGGTTGTCGTCGCAGTTCGAACAGGCGCACGCCATGTTGCAACAGGGCCTTGCGGTACGGTGCATAGCCGCCGTGCACGGCGGGCACGTCGGTGGCTTCCAGGGAGTTGGTCAGCAGGCTCACCGACACGCCGGCATCGGCGCGACTGGTCAGATACACCAAGCCTGGCTGGCCGGGGACGAAGTAGGCGGAAATCATGATCAGTTCTTTGCTGACACCCGTCAGCTCGGGGGCCAGTTGGGTGGTCAACAACAGTTGAGGGTCCGGTTCGTCCTTGGCCAGCACTTTGCTGGGCGCGTCCCACAGTGCCTGGTTCCAGGCCCAGATCAGTTGATCGCGCCAAGTGTCCAGGCGTGGTTGGGTTTTGTAGGCGGTCAGCTGCTGGTAGAGCGCGTGGTTTTCCTTGTGGGTCTGCTCCAGGGACTCTTGCAGGCGCAGGCGGTTGTTGGCCAGGTCCTTGGGCGTGGGGCGATGGGACAGGAACTGTTCGATGGGTTTGCTCAGGGCGCTGTTCCAGTACTGGTCGAAGCTGTGGCCCAATTGTTCGGCCACCGGACCGACACTGAGCAGGTCGATGTCGGTGAAGTTCAGGTTGGGTTCGGCGTCGAAGTACTCATCGCCCAGGTTGCGACCGCCGACGATGGCCATGCTGTTGTCCGCCAGCCACAGCTTGTTGTGCATCCGGCGGTGTTGCAACGACAGGTTGAACAGGCGCCCAAGGCTGCGAGTCACGCCGGTAGCGCGTCCCAGGTGCAGCGGATTGAACAGGCGGATCTGGATTTGCGGATGAGCGGCGAGGGTGGCGATGATCTGATCCTGGCCATCGCTGGTGGTGTCGTCCAGCAATATCCGTACGCGCACGCCCCGGTCGGCGGCCTTGAGCAATTCATCCACCAGCATCCGCGTGCTGATGCCGTCATGGACGATGTAGTACTGCAAATCCAGGCTGCCTTGGGCGTGGCGAATCAACTCGGCCCGGGCGATGAACGCGTCGGTGCTGTCCGACAGCAGCCGAAAGCCCGAGCGTCCTTCATGGGCGGCAGCCTGGGCCTGGACCGAGCGGCCGAACGAAGATTCGGCGGCCGGTAAGGCCTGGGAGGGCTCGCGAGTGACATCAAGACTGGCGCAGCCGCTCAGCAGTGAGGCGACTAACAGCAGCGCAGGCAGGATCGGTCTGGATCTCACGTAGGATCGTTCCGCTTGTTCACGTTGATCGGCTGTTGGGTGCTGCTTCCCTGGGTAAAGTTCAGACGACGTCGCGCTGGGTTTCGTTCAACAACGCGATAGCGGCGGTTCCGACCTTGCGTACGGCCTCTTCGATCTGGGCCGTTGGTTTGGCAGCGTAGTTCATCCGCAGGCAGTTGCGGTACTTGCCCGATGCCGAAAAGATGCTGCCGACAGCGACCTGCACGCCTTGGTCGAGCAGGACCCGATTGAGCTTCAGCGTGTCGAAGCCTTCCGGCAATTCGACCCACAGCATGAAGCTGCCCCGCGGGCGACTGGCCCGGGTGCCCGGTGGGAAATAGCGGCTGACCCAATCGATCATCACGTCGCGATTGCGCTGGTATTGCGTACGCATCCGGCGTAAATGGGGTTCGAAATGCCCTCCCTTGAGAAATTCGGCAATGGCGATCTGCGGTTGTGGCGCGGTGGAGCCGGTGCTGATGTATTTCATGTGCAGCGCCCGCTCCAGATACCGGCCCGGCGCGACCCAGCCAATGCGCAGTCCTGGCGCCAGGGTCTTGGAAAAAGAACTGCAGAGCAGGACGCGGCCGTCTTCATCGAAGGACTTGATGGTGCGCGGGCGAGGGTAGGTGTAGGCCAGCTCGCCATACACATCATCTTCGATGATCGCCACGTCGAAGCGCTGTGCCAGGGTCAGCAGCGCGCGTTTATTAGCGTCGGGCATGATGTAGCCCAGCGGGTTATTGCAGCTGGGAGTCAACTGTATGGCCTTGATCGGCCATTGCTCCAGCGCCAGTTCCAGGGCATCGAGGCTGATGCCGGTGAGCGGGTCGGTGGGGATTTCCAAAGCCTTCATGCCCAGGCCCTTGAGGGTTTGCATGGCCCCGTGAAAGCTGGGTGAATCCACTGCGACGATATCGCCTTGTTCGCAGGTGGCGCGGATGCTGACCGACAGGGCCTCATGACAGCCAGTGGTGACGATCAAGTCGTTGGGCCCCAGCTGGCAGCCGGAGTCCAGCGACAGCCGGGCGATCTGTTCACGTAGCGCGAGGTTGCCGTAGATGTTGTCGTAATACAGGCCGGGCATGTCTTGTCGGCGGCTGATCTGCGCCAGGCTGCGCAGCAGCGGTTTCATGGTCGGCGAATGGATATCCGGCATGCCGCGTCCCAGTTGCACCACGTCCGGGCGCGGTACGGCGCGGATCAGTTCCAGCACCTGGTCCCACTGGGAAATATCCACTGGGCGCTGGGCCGGACGGCCTACCACCGGCAGGTCCGGCAGTTCGCGGCCCACGGGTACGAAATAGCCGGACTTGGGCCTCGGCATCGCCAGCCCGCTGTCTTCCAGCACGCGATAGGCCTGCTGCACCGTACTCAAGCTGACCCCATGTTCCGTGCTCAATGCCCGCACTGATGGCAGCCGGTCGCCGGGGCGGTAGAAGCCCTGTTCGATGCGGGTACCGAGCAATTCGGCGAGGTTCACGTAGAGGGTCATGGTGCGCTCCCGATGAGATGAGGCAACTGCAACCAATACAGTTGGGGTGGAAAATGGCAATTCAGTGCCGCTAATGCCGAATCTGTATGCTTATAAAAGAAACTGGTTGAATCTGTATCGCTTCAAGCCGTCCGCGCATCATGAAACCTCTGGCTACCCAAGTAAACAGGAGCGATCAAAATGAACGGCTTGAGCGATGTGCGGCTGACGTTACACAGTCAGGAACTGGCGGCAGGGCGGAAGAAAGGGCTGCGCAGCGCGACATTGCGCAATGCGCCGTCCGGCCTGAACCGCTGGGCCCTGTTCTGGCATCGTCTGCATACACGCAAGGCCTTGTTGGAACTTACACCCGAACAGTTGCGTGACATCGGGCTGAGTCGGGAGCAGGCACGGGAGGAGGGGCTCAAACCGTTCTGGCGGCTTTGAAGCAATAGGAACCCGGTGGCGAGGGAGCTTGCTCCCGCTCGGTTGCGCAGCAACCGCAAAAAGAAGGTCTGCTACGCAGCCCAGCGGGAGCAAGCTCCCTCGCCACCGGATCCAGGACTAAACCAACTCTTTCAACCGATGCCACAACATCCCCAGCGCCAACAGCGGTGAGCGCAAATGCTTGCCTCCCGGGAAGGTCATGTGCGGGACCTGGGCGAACAGATCGAAACCGCTGCTGTGCTGCCCGCTGATGGCTTCGGCCAATAGTTTGCCGGCCAGGTGCGTGGCATTCACCCCATGGCCGGAATAGGCCTGGGCGTAATACACATTGGGTTGGTCCTTGAGCCGACCGATCTGTGGCAAACGGTTGGCGCCGATACCAATCATCCCGCCCCATTGATAATCGATTTTCACATCCGCCAATTGCGGGAACACCTTGAGCATCTTCGGACGCATGTAGGCGCCAATATCCTGCGGGTCGCGACCGGAATAGTGACAGGCCCCGCCGAACAGCAAGCGTCGATCCGCCGAAAGCCGGTAGTAGTCCAGGGCCACGCGTTGATCGCAGACCGCCATGTTCTGTGGCAACAACGCCTGCGCCTGGGCCTGGCTCAAGGGTTCGGTGGCGATGATGTAGCTGCCAGCGGGCAGCACTTTGCCGCCCAGTTGCGGATTGAGTCCATTGAGGTAAGCGTTGCAGCCCAGCACCAGCGTCTTGGCGCGGACCGAGCCCTGTTGGGTGTGCACCTTCACTTCAGGACCGTAGTCGATCCGTGTGACCGCCGATTGCTCGAACAGCCGGACCCCCAGCTGTTGCGCGGCGGCGGCTTCGCCCAGGGCCAGGTTCAGTGGATGCAGATGCCCCGAGCCCATGTCGATCAACCCACCGACGTAGCGATCCGAACCCACGACGCTGTGCATTTCGTTGGCTTGCAGCAGTCGGGTCGGATGGCGATAACCCAGGCTGCGCAGTTCTTCGGCGTCTTCGGCGAAGCCCTCCAGGTCGCTGGGCTTGTTGGCGAGGTCGCAGTAACCCCAGGTGAGGTCGCACGGGATCTGGAAACGCTCGACGCGCTGTCGGACGATTTCCACGGCCTCAAGGCCCATGAGCTTCATCTGGCGCACGCCGTCGGCGCCGATGATCGGCGCAAACTGATCGAGGCCATGGCCGACGCCACGAATCAATTGGCCGCCGTTGCGCCCGCTGGCGCCCCAGCCGATCCGGTGCGCTTCCAGCAGCACCACGCTCATGCCGCGCTCCGCCAGTTCGATGGCCGTGTTCAACCCGGAGAACCCGCCGCCGACCACGCAGACATCCGCCAGCAGTTCACCCTGCAGCAGCGGATGGTCCGGTTGCGGCAGGCTGCTGGCGGCGTAATAAGAGGCGGCGTGCGCGTGGCTCGGGACAGGTTGCTGAACACGGGCGTTCATGTGCGTAATCCTGATTTTTGTGTTTGAGAAATTTTACGGAGCATAAGCTGGCGATTCCTTACTGGGCAACACCGGTCGGCTGGCGCTGTCTGGTGCGCGGCTTTTAAGGCAGAATCCTGGACCGTCTCCTTCGGTAACCGCCTCGATGAGCTGCAACAGTCAAAAAATCCGCACGCTACGCCAGCAGATTCCCTCGTTCGAGTGCGTACCGGGCTGCCATGACTGCTGTGGTCCGGTGACCACCTCGCCCGAGGAAATGGCCCGCTTGCCCCGCAAGACTCGGGCCGAACAGGACGCGGCCATGGACGCACTCGACTGCGTGCACTTGGGGCCTGACGGTTGCACCGTCTACGACGAGCGCCCGCTGATCTGCCGGCTGTTCGGCACCACGGCGACCTTGCCGTGTCCCAATGGACGGCGGCCGGTGGAACTGATTCATCCGCGGGTCGAGAAGCAGATTCATGAATACATGGCTGCTAATCGGCAGGTTCTAGTCTAGTGAGATCGTTCCCATGTTTCGCGTGGGAATGCTGCCCGCTCGCGAAAGCGGTCCGGAGCCAGGCTCAATCCGGAATCGGCAGGTTCAAGCTCTCCTTCACCTCTTCCATCACGATGTAGCTCTTGGATTCACGCACATGGGGCAGCTTGAGCAGGATGTCCCCCAGCAGCTTGCGGTACGAAGCCATCTCGGAAATCCGTGCTTTCACCAGATAGTCGAAATCCCCTGACACCAAGTGACATTCCAACACGTGAGGCAGTTTCAGCACGGCGCGTCGGAACTCTTCGAACGTGTCGCCGGATTTGTAGTCGAGGCTGATCTCGACAAACACCAGCAGGCTACCCTTCAAGTGCTGCGGATTGAGCCGGGCGTTATAGCCCATGATGATGCCCTCGCGCTCCAGGCGCCGTACCCGCTCGGTGCAGGGCGTGGTGGAGAGGCCGACCTTTTCCCCCAGCTCGGTGAAGGAGATGCGCCCGTCCGCCTGGAGTATGCGCAGGATATTGCGGTCGATCTTGTCCAGCTCACGTTTGGTCTGGGTGTTGGTACGCACAGGTGATGCGCCTCCGTGAAAAGGGTTTTTGCCGAGAATTCTCGCCAAATATAGGCGTTTATATAGTGAAAAGCACTGGCTGATCTTTTTTACACTGCGACCATCAAAGCTATGTACAACAAACGTCAGCGGTTATCCGCGATGAGGGCATCAACATGCGCGTTCTGGTCTTGGGTAGCGGCGTCATCGGTACCGTCAGTGCTTATTATCTGGCCCGTGCCGGGTTTGAAGTGGTGGTGGTCGACCGTCAGCCGGCGCCTGCCATGGAAACCAGTTTCGCCAACGCCGGCCAGGTGTCGCCGGGTTATGCCTCGCCGTGGGCCGCACCGGGCGTGCCGCTCAAGGCCATCAAGTGGCTGCTGCAGCGCCACGCGCCGCTGGCGATCAAGGCCACTGCCGATATTGACCAATACCTGTGGATGGCACAGATGCTGCGCAACTGCACCGCCAGCCGCTATGCGATCAACAAGGAGCGCATGGTGCGCCTGTCCGAGTACAGCCGTGACTGCCTCGACGAGCTGCGCGCCGAAACCGGCATTGCCTACGAGGGCCGTAGCCTGGGGACCACCCAGCTGTTCCGCACCCAGGCCCAGCTCGATGGCGCGGCAAAAGACATCGCCGTGCTGAAAGAGTCGGGTGTGCCGTTCGAAGTACTCGACCGCGCGGGCATTGCCCGGGTTGAACCGGCCCTGGCGAATGTCACCGACATTCTGGCCGGCGCCCTGCGCTTGCCCAACGACCAGACCGGCGACTGCCAGATGTTTACCACGCGCTTGGCGGAAATGGCCGAGAAGCTCGGAGTGCAATTCCGCTTCGGCCAGGATATCCAGCGCCTGGACTTCGCCGGTGACCGCATCAACGGTGTCTGGATCGACGGCAAGCTGGAAACCGCCGACCGCTACGTCCTTGCCCTGGGCAGCTACTCGCCGCAACTGCTCAAGCCTCTCGGGATCCGTGCACCGGTGTATCCGCTCAAGGGCTACTCCCTGACCGTGCCGATCACCAACCCGGCGATGGCGCCGACTTCGACCATTCTCGACGAAACCTATAAGGTCGCGATCACCCGCTTCGACAACCGTATTCGGGTGGGCGGCATGGCGGAAATCGCCGGTTTTGACCTGTCTCTCAACCCACGTCGGCGCGAAACCCTGGAGATGATCGTCAACGACCTTTATCCTCAGGGCGGCAATCTGGCCGAGGCGAGTTTCTGGACCGGCTTGCGCCCGACCACCCCGGATGGCACGCCCATCGTTGGTGCTACGCCCTTCAAGAATCTGTTCCTGAACACCGGCCATGGCACCCTTGGATGGACCATGGCCTGTGGTTCCGGTCGCCTGTTGGCCGACCTGATGGCGAAGAAAAAGCCGCAGATCAGCGCCGAAGGCCTCGATATTTCCCGTTATGGCAGCAAACACCAGGAGTCTGCAGAACATGTCAATCCAGCGCCAGCTCACCAATGACCGCATGAGCCAGGTTGTCGTGCACAACGGCACCGTTTACCTGGCCGGACAGGTCGGCGACGACATGAACGCCGGTATTGAACAGCAGACCCGCGAAAGCCTGGCCAATATCGAGCGCTTGCTGGACCTGGCCGGAACCGACAAGAATCGTTTGCTATCGGTGACGATCTACTTGAAGGACATCGAGGCTCACTTCGAAGGCATGAACGCGGTCTGGGACAAATGGTTGCCCAAGGGCGTCGCCCCGGCCCGCGCCACGGTGGAAGCCAAGCTGTGCGAACCGGAGATCCTGGTGGAGCTGTCCGTCGTGGCCGCGTTGCCTTAAATACCGGCCCAAACGATCCCTCTCCCGGTGCTGTTGGTGGTTCATGCTGTCAGCCAGCACCGGTTTTTTATTCATGACCGCCTAGAAGCCTGCCGCCATGCGTCCTGCCCGTGCCCTGATCGATCTCCAAGCCCTGCGTCACAATTACCAATTGGCCCGCGAAGTCACGGGGGCCAAGGCCCTTGCGGTGATCAAGGCCGACGCCTACGGGCACGGCGCGGTGCGTTGCGCCGAGGCGCTGCAGGACACGGCAGACGGGTTTGCCGTGGCCTGCATCGAAGAAGCCCTGGAGCTGCGGGCCGGTGGGATCCGCGGACCGATCCTGCTGCTGGAGGGTTTTTTCGAGGCCAGTGAGCTGTCGTTGATCGTCGAGCACGATTTCTGGTGCGTGGTGCATTCGTTGTGGCAGCTCGAAGCGATTGAAAAAGCCGCGCTGAGCCAGCCGATCACGGTCTGGCTCAAGCTCGATTCCGGTATGCACCGGGTCGGCCTGCATCCGGCGGATTACCAAGCGGCCTACCGTCGCCTGCTCGCCAGCGGCAAGGTGGCGAAGATCGTGTTGATGAGTCACTTCGCCCGTGCCGATGAACTGCACGATCCCAGCAGCACCGAGCAACTGGCGATATTCGACAAAGCCCGCCAGGGCCTGGTGGCGCAGATCAGCCTGCGCAACTCACCGGCCGTGCTGGGCTGGCCGCAGGTACCCAGCGACTGGGTGCGCCCGGGCATCATGCTCTACGGGGCCACGCCCTTCGACGAGCCCAACGCCGTCGCCTCGCGCCTGCAACCGGTGATGACGCTGGAGTCGAAGATCATCTGCGTGCGCGAATTGCCCGCTGGCGAACCGGTGGGCTACGGTGCTCGTTTTGTGACCACGCAACCGACCCGGGTCGGGGTGGTCGCCATGGGCTATGCCGACGGCTACCCGCGCCAGGCGCCGAACGGTACGCCGGTGCTGGTGGATGGGCAGCGCAGCCAACTGGTCGGGCGGGTGTCGATGGACATGCTGTGTGTCGACTTGACCGATGTCCCCCAGGCCGGGCTCGGCTCGACCGTGGAGTTGTGGGGCAAGAACATCCTTGCCAGCGACGTTGCCAAGGCCGCCGACACCATCCCCTATCAGATTTTCTGCAACCTGCGGCGGGTGCCACGGCTCTATTCCGGGCATTGACGTACGGCGTCGGCTACCGAAAGTCGCTTCACCGCACAGGATTCGGGTCCAAGTGTTGTAAATACTGAACGCTGTCGCCATGATAACGCTCACTTTCCTCACAACCTGATTCCCTGGAGGCTCCAGCATTGGACGTCGGTGAACGACTGCAATCCATTCGTAAACTCAAAGGCCTTTCCCAGCGTGAGCTCGCCAAGCGTGCGGGCGTCACCAACAGCACTATTTCAATGATCGAGAAGAACAGCGTCAGCCCCTCGATCAGCTCGCTGCGTAAGGTCCTTGGCGGGATTCCCATGTCCATGGTCGAGTTTTTCTCCGAAGAAATCCTTCAGGAGAAACCGACTCAGATCGTTTATAAAGCCAACGAACTGATCGACATCTCCGACGGCGCCGTGACCATGAAGCTGGTGGGCAGGGCACACCCGAGCCGGGCGATCGCCTTCCTCAACGAAATCTATCCGCCTGGCGCCGATACCGGTGAAGAGATGCTCACCCATGAGGGCGAGGAGACCGGGATCCTGGTAGAGGGGCGGCTGGAACTGGTGGTCGGTGTCGAAACCTTCGTGCTCGAAGCAGGCGACAGCTACTATTTCGAAAGCACCAAGCCCCACCGTTTCCGTAATCCGTTCGATGTGCCGGCGCGACTTATCAGCGCAGCCACACCGGCGAATTTCTAGGAAAAGAGGCGTCAGGCCAGCATGGCAAAGGTGCCCGAGGACCCAGCCGTCTCACAAACAAGACCCTTGCGACTTTGGGGTTGTTTCAGTGTGACGGCCTTACCGCTATACTTGCGCCCGCCTGCAAACCGTGGCCGCAGGCGTGACTAGCCACCATTGAGGGTGTACGCGTGAACCTAATTATGAAAATGCTGGCTGCACCAGCAACCGTATTGGCCCTATGGGCAGTCAGTGCCCAAGCGGCGACCACCGACGAAATCGCCAAGCGCCTCGAACCGGTTGGCCAGGTCTGCGTCCAGGGGAAAGAATGCAAAGGCATGGAAGTTGCCACTGCCGCTGGCGGCGCGGGTGGTGCCAAGAAGCCGGCTGACGTGATTGCAAAGCATTGCAACGCTTGCCACGGCACAGGCCTGCTGGGCGCGCCGAAAATCGGTGACAAGGCGGCCTGGAAAGAGCGCGCCGATCACCAGGGCGGCCTCGACGGCATCCTGGCCAAGGCCATTACCGGCGTCAATGCCATGCCGCCTAAGGGCACCTGCGCCGATTGCTCGGATGACGACCTCAAGGGCGCCATCAAAGAGATGTCCGGCCTGTAATACGCCGATATCTTGCGCAAAAAAGCCGCTTACGAGCGGCTTTTTTGTGCCCCGGGGTTTTCCAGGGCTGTTCATCGCAACCAAGACCCGGCAAGCTCGGTCCAACCCACATTCATGGAGTGTCCAGGAGGGTCCGATGGTGCAGTTGTGTTCAATCGAGCAGGCGGTGGATGACGTGCTCGAGCGCCTGCCCGCGCATATTCATCTCGGCATGCCCCTGGGGCTAGGCAAACCCAACCTGTTCGCCAACGCGCTGTACCGGCGCATTGCACAACTGCCCGAGCGGCAGTTGACCATCTATACGGCCCTGAGCCTGGGCCGACCGAAATTGGGCGATGGTCTGCAGAAGCGCTTCCTCGAGCCCTTTGTCGAACGGGTCTTCGGCGACTATCCCGAACTGGATTACCTGGCCGACCTGCATCAGGACAGCCTGCCACCCAACATACGAGTCGAGCAGTTCTTCATGCAGCCCGGCAGCTTGCTGCACAGCGCCTCGGCCCAGCAGAGCTACGTCAGCAGCAACTACAGCCATGCCGCCCGGGACATCAACGCCGCCGGCTTGAACCTGGTGGCGCAACTGGTGGCGAGCGATCCTGAGCATCCGGATCGCCTGAGCCTGAGCTGCAACCCGGACATCACCCTCGACCTGCTGCCGATGATCGCCAAGCGGCGGGCGGCCGGGGAGACCATCCTCCTGGTCGGCCAGGTGCACAACGATTTGCCCTACATGCCGGGCGACGCGGAAGTCGGCATCGACGCTTTCGACCTGTTGATCGACGAGAAGGACAGCCACACCTTGTTTTCCACGCCGAACATGCCGGTGGGCTTCCAGGACCATCTGATCGGCCTGCACGCCAGTACCCTGGTGCGCGACGGCGGGACGCTGCAGATCGGCATCGGCGCCATGGGCGATGCATTGACCGCAGCGTTGCTGGCGCGTCAGGCCGATAACGCCGGCTACCAGGCCTTGCTGGCCGATCTGAACCTCAGCCAGTGGGCACAATTGATCGAGCGCGAAGGCGGGGTCGAGCCGTTTGCCAAAGGGCTTTATGGCTGCAGTGAAATGTTCGTCAACGGTTTGCTGGTGCTGGCGGAGGCCGGAATCGTCCGGCGCAAGGTCTATCCCGATGTTCCGACCCAGGAACGGGCCAACGCCGGCACCCTCGATGAGGCGGCGCAACCTGACGGCATTTGCATACACGGCGGATTTTTCCTCGGGCCGCGCAGTTTTTATGAGCGCCTGCGCGAGTTGCCGCAAAGCCGTCTTCTCGAATTCAACATGACACGCATCAGTTACATCAACGAGCTGTACGGCCAGGAACAGCTCAAGCGCCTGCAGCGCCTCGACGCCCGCTTCATCAATACGGTCTTCATCATGACCCTGATGGGTGCCGGGGTGGCCGATCAGCTGGAGGACGGGCGGGTGCTCAGCGGCGTGGGCGGGCAGTACAACTTCGTTGCCCAGGGCCATGCGCTGGAGGGTGGGCGTTCGATCCTGCTGCTGCGCAGTTGGCGTGAGGCCGGGGGCGAGATCAGCTCGAATATCGTCTGGGACTACGGACATTGCACGATTCCCCGGCACTTGCGCGACATCGTGGTGACCGAATACGGCATCGCCGACCTGCGCGGCAAGACCGATGCGGCGGTGATCGAGGCGCTGCTGAACATCAGCGACTCACGCTTCCAGCCGGGGCTGATCGAGCAGGCACAAAAAGCCGGTAAGTTGCCGAAGGATTTTCGTCT
This window encodes:
- the dadA gene encoding D-amino acid dehydrogenase, which gives rise to MRVLVLGSGVIGTVSAYYLARAGFEVVVVDRQPAPAMETSFANAGQVSPGYASPWAAPGVPLKAIKWLLQRHAPLAIKATADIDQYLWMAQMLRNCTASRYAINKERMVRLSEYSRDCLDELRAETGIAYEGRSLGTTQLFRTQAQLDGAAKDIAVLKESGVPFEVLDRAGIARVEPALANVTDILAGALRLPNDQTGDCQMFTTRLAEMAEKLGVQFRFGQDIQRLDFAGDRINGVWIDGKLETADRYVLALGSYSPQLLKPLGIRAPVYPLKGYSLTVPITNPAMAPTSTILDETYKVAITRFDNRIRVGGMAEIAGFDLSLNPRRRETLEMIVNDLYPQGGNLAEASFWTGLRPTTPDGTPIVGATPFKNLFLNTGHGTLGWTMACGSGRLLADLMAKKKPQISAEGLDISRYGSKHQESAEHVNPAPAHQ
- a CDS encoding cupin domain-containing protein yields the protein MDVGERLQSIRKLKGLSQRELAKRAGVTNSTISMIEKNSVSPSISSLRKVLGGIPMSMVEFFSEEILQEKPTQIVYKANELIDISDGAVTMKLVGRAHPSRAIAFLNEIYPPGADTGEEMLTHEGEETGILVEGRLELVVGVETFVLEAGDSYYFESTKPHRFRNPFDVPARLISAATPANF
- the alr gene encoding alanine racemase; protein product: MRPARALIDLQALRHNYQLAREVTGAKALAVIKADAYGHGAVRCAEALQDTADGFAVACIEEALELRAGGIRGPILLLEGFFEASELSLIVEHDFWCVVHSLWQLEAIEKAALSQPITVWLKLDSGMHRVGLHPADYQAAYRRLLASGKVAKIVLMSHFARADELHDPSSTEQLAIFDKARQGLVAQISLRNSPAVLGWPQVPSDWVRPGIMLYGATPFDEPNAVASRLQPVMTLESKIICVRELPAGEPVGYGARFVTTQPTRVGVVAMGYADGYPRQAPNGTPVLVDGQRSQLVGRVSMDMLCVDLTDVPQAGLGSTVELWGKNILASDVAKAADTIPYQIFCNLRRVPRLYSGH
- a CDS encoding c-type cytochrome, which gives rise to MKMLAAPATVLALWAVSAQAATTDEIAKRLEPVGQVCVQGKECKGMEVATAAGGAGGAKKPADVIAKHCNACHGTGLLGAPKIGDKAAWKERADHQGGLDGILAKAITGVNAMPPKGTCADCSDDDLKGAIKEMSGL
- a CDS encoding acetyl-CoA hydrolase/transferase C-terminal domain-containing protein, which gives rise to MVQLCSIEQAVDDVLERLPAHIHLGMPLGLGKPNLFANALYRRIAQLPERQLTIYTALSLGRPKLGDGLQKRFLEPFVERVFGDYPELDYLADLHQDSLPPNIRVEQFFMQPGSLLHSASAQQSYVSSNYSHAARDINAAGLNLVAQLVASDPEHPDRLSLSCNPDITLDLLPMIAKRRAAGETILLVGQVHNDLPYMPGDAEVGIDAFDLLIDEKDSHTLFSTPNMPVGFQDHLIGLHASTLVRDGGTLQIGIGAMGDALTAALLARQADNAGYQALLADLNLSQWAQLIEREGGVEPFAKGLYGCSEMFVNGLLVLAEAGIVRRKVYPDVPTQERANAGTLDEAAQPDGICIHGGFFLGPRSFYERLRELPQSRLLEFNMTRISYINELYGQEQLKRLQRLDARFINTVFIMTLMGAGVADQLEDGRVLSGVGGQYNFVAQGHALEGGRSILLLRSWREAGGEISSNIVWDYGHCTIPRHLRDIVVTEYGIADLRGKTDAAVIEALLNISDSRFQPGLIEQAQKAGKLPKDFRLDPRFADNTSERLQAIQARHPNLFPEYPLGCDFDDVERDLLRALNWLKSKFKLTEILELGKAALDAPEPWEFAGHLGRMQLTSPEGLKEELFQRLLLAGLKATAP
- a CDS encoding RidA family protein, with product MSIQRQLTNDRMSQVVVHNGTVYLAGQVGDDMNAGIEQQTRESLANIERLLDLAGTDKNRLLSVTIYLKDIEAHFEGMNAVWDKWLPKGVAPARATVEAKLCEPEILVELSVVAALP